TACCTTTATTGACACGCCAGGTCACGCTGCTTTTACACAAATGCGCGCACGTGGTGCGAACGTCACTGATATTGTTATTCTAGTTGTGGCGGCTGATGACGGTGTTATGGAACAAACCATTGAAGCGATCAATCATGCAAAAGCGGCCAATGTTCCAATTATCGTCGCTATCAATAAAATTGATAAGCCAGACGCACGTCCTGAACGTGTAAAGACAGAACTATTATCCCATGGCATTGTTGTTGAAGAAATGGGTGGTGATGTTATTGCTGTTGAAGTTTCAGCAAAAAACAACATCAATATTGATAAACTAGAAGAAATTATTCTTCTACAAGCTGATCTTCTTGGCCTGAAAGCTAACCCTAATCGTTATGCTGAAGGTGTCGTGATCGAATCAAAAGTTGAAGTTGGTAAAGGTCCAGTTGCAACAATACTCGTACAACGTGGCACCTTAAAAATCGGTGATATTTTTGTTGCTGGTGCTGAATGGGGGCGTGTACGTGCGTTAACTGATGAAAACGGAAAAAAGCGTACGGAAGCCGGGCCTTCAACGCCTGTTGAAGTTTTAGGTTTTGACGGATTACCCTCTCCTGGTGATGATTTTCTTGTCGCCGAAAATGAGGGTAAGGCTAAGGAAGTGGTGGACTATCGTAAACATCGTCAAAAGCAAGCTAAAGTAACAGCGACACCAAAAATTACACTTGATCTGCTTCTTTCAAAAGCTGCCGAAGGCAAAATGCAAGAGCTGGCATTGATTGTCAAATCTGATGTTCAAGGATCCTTAGAAGCTATTTCTTCAACTCTAAGTAAGCTGGTTGAAGATAACAAGGAAGTCGCCTTAAGAATTCTCCACACAGGTGTAGGGCCAATTAACGAGAGTGATATTACCTTGGCAAGCTCCACAGGAGCTTTAGTCATTGGCTTTAATGTACGTGCTAACCCTCAAGCACGAGAGTTAGCTGCTAAAAGTGCTGTTGAGATTCGCTATTATTCCATAATCTACAATATTATTGATGATGTGAAAGCTCTTTTAAGTGGTTTGTTAGCTCCAACGTTACAAGAGAAATTCCTTGGCTATGCCGAAATACGTGATGTCTTTAACATCACTAAAGTTGGCAAAATCGCTGGCTGTTTTGTGACTGAAGGTGTTGTCAAACGCGGGTCAAGCGTACGTTTACTGCGCGATAACGTCGTTATTCATACAGGTAAATTAAAGACTCTAAAACGCTTCAAAGATGAGGTAAAAGAGGTAAAGTCTGGGTATGAATGTGGTATGGCCTTTGAAAGCTATCAAGACATCCGTTCTGGTGATGTGATTGAGTGCTTTGAAATTGAATCCATAGCCCGTCAACTGTAGTCATTTAAAGAGCGAACCCATGCGTCATCAAGATCGCCAAGGTAATGAACCTACACAACGTCAGCTTCGTGTCGGCGAAGAGATTCGTCATATTCTTGCAAACATTTTAGAGCGGGAAATGACACATAATCAAATCCTCATCAACACTTATATTACTGTGACTGAAGTTCGTGTTAGCCCGGACTTAAAGCATGCAAAGGTTTTTGTTATGCCTATGGGCGGTAAAAATATGAATGAAGTTGTTCATGCACTCAATGACGTGGCGCCTCTTTTGCAAAGTAAGATTGGGCGACAATTGACAACTAAGTTTACGCCTAGGTTGTTTTTTGAAGCTGATTTAACCTATGATGAAGCTGAAAAAATCAATCGTCTCATTCAAGCAGAAAAAAAGCGCCCCAGTAATGAGAAATCTTGATTGTCTATAGAGACTCATTCGCTTGTCCCATCGAGTCCGATGTCTGAGAACCCATTAACAGAAAGCGCATTCGTATGATTTATCATGGTTGGCTCATTCTGGATAAGCCTAAGGGCGTCACATCGGCCTCTGTATTAAATACGCTCAAAAAAATTATTGGACGACAAAAAGTGGGGCATTTAGGTACTCTTGATGCCTTGGCTACAGGAGTTCTTCCCGTCGCTTTAGGAGAAGCCACTAAACTTATTCCATTTATTAAAAATGAAGAGAAAACTTATCTTTTTACCATTCACTGGGGGGAAAAGCGTTCAACAGGGGACGCTAAAGGTGAAATCCTAGCAACCAGTAATAATAGACCTACACGTAAAGAAATTGAAAACATCCTCTCTTCTTTCTTAGGGCCACAGCTCCAAAAACCTCCGCTTTATTCTGCACTCAAAATTGAAGGGAAAAGAGCCTCTGATCGCGTCAGAGCGGGCGAAACATTGGATTTAAAACCGCGCCCTATTTTCATTCAATCTCTTGATTTAATTGAATATATTGATGCCGATCATGCAAAATTGCGCCTTCATTGCTCAAAAGGCACTTATGTGCGTAGTCTGATCGAAGACATGGCTCAAAAGCTTTCTACTTATGCTTTTGCAGATAATATTCATCGTGAAAGTTCCGGAAATTTCAATATAAAAGATGCGATTTCAATCGAAACACTTGCAAAGGACCCCATAAATTTATTAGAAAGGTATGTTCGTGCCCTCCCGGTAGTTCTGGACGACATCCCGGCTATGCGGGTTGATGATGAAAAAGCCCTGTTGCTAAGGCAAGGGCGTTTTTTGGCACGACCCTCCTCTGAGTTAGAGGGGAATCTTACGCCATCCGATTGTCTGATTGCTCTTTATGATGAACAAAATAGGCTTTTAGGAATTGCGAAAGATCAGGGCAACCAAATTCGCCCTATTCGAATTTTGAATCTTTAAGAAAGGATAAACCGATGTCGATTGCTGCTGAACGTAAGAAAAAAATTATCAAAGATTATGCTGCGAATGATAAGGATACGGGTTCCACAGATGTACAAGTTGCTCTCTTAACGGAACGTATCAATAGCTTATCAACCCATCTTGAACACCACAAAAAGGACTTTCACTCACGTCGAGGCCTTTTAATGATGGTGAACCAACGTCGCAAACTTCTCGATTATCTCAAGAGCTGTGATCAAAGCCGCTATGAGAATTTGATTAAGAAACTTGGGCTCCGCCGTTAATAATATTAAAACTATCCTAAGGGGATTAGGCAGAGCCCCTGGTGGACATGATGGAAAGGACATCAGTCATGACAAGTATGTTTAAAATACACCGCGAGGAAATCGAATGGGGTGGACGCACTCTTTCAATTGAGACGGGTAAGGTTGCACGACAAGCGGAAGGGGCTGTTGTCATTACTTATGGACAAACAAGCCTCTTGTGCACAGTCGCTATTAACAAATCACCTTCAGAAGAAGTGGGTTTTTTCCCTCTCACTGTTCACTACCAAGAAAGATCTTTTGCAGCAGGCAAAATACCTGGTGGTTTTTTCAAACGTGATGGTAAGCCTTCTGAAAAGGCTGTTTTAACATCTCGTTTGATTGATCGTCCGATTCGTCCTCTCTTTCCAGAGAATTTCCGCTATGAAACACAAATCATTTGTAGCTTGCTTAGTCATGATATGGAAAACGATCCTGATGCTATTGCCATTATTGGTGCTTCAGCGGCCGTTGCTCTTGCTGGCATTCCTTTTCATGGACCATTGGCAGGTGCACGTGTAGGCTATATTGACGGGAAACTTGTACTGAACCCCACATCTGAGCAAATGCAAAATTCAACTTTAGATCTTTGTGTAGCTGGTACGGAAGACGGCGTTTTAATGGTAGAATCTGAAGCAAAAGAACTTTCTGAAGAAACTCTCCTTGAAGCGGTAATGTTCGGACACAAGTCTTTCCAACCAGTTTTGAAGGCTATTAATAAACTGGTCAAAGCAGCAGGACGTAAAGCCTGGGATATGCCCGAAAAATCAGATATACAAAAGAGTGTTGCTAAAGCCTTGAAGAAAATTGCGGAAGATGGCCTCCGCAGTGCTTATAGTGAAAAGAAAAAGCAGGACCGCATTCAGAAAATTGAGCTTGTTAAACAAAAAGCTTTAGAATCTATCGTAGACGAAGACACCCCAGAGAATGTTGTTCTTAGCGAATTTAAAAATCTTGAAAAAGATATTGTTCGCGGTGATCTCTTGAAAAACAAAATTCGCATTGATGGTCGTGATCTAGAAACCATTCGCCCCATTAGCGCAGAAGTTGGTATTATCCCACGCGTACATGGTAGCGCCTTGTTTACACGTGGTGAAACTCAAGCCTTGGTCGTAACGACTCTCGGAACCAGCCAAGATGAACAAATTATAGATGCTATTGAAGGCGAGTACCGCGAGAATTTCTTGCTGCATTACAACTTTCCTCCCTATTCCGTGGGTGAAGTGGGTCGTGTAAGTTCACCAGGGCGTCGTGAAATTGGTCATGGAAAACTTGCTTGGCGTGCTGTTCATCCCATGATTCCAACAAAAGATAAGTTTCCTTATACATTGCATGTTGTCTCTGAAGTTACTGAGTCTAACGGATCGTCTTCCATGGCAACAGTTTGTGGAAGCTCTCTAGCACTTATGGATGCAGGCGTTCCCATTGAAAAGCCAGTAGCTGGTATAGCCATGGGGCTCATAAAAGAAGGCAAGAAATTTGCTGTTCTTTCAGATATTTTGGGCGACGAAGACCATTTAGGCGATATGGACTTTAAAGTTGCTGGATCTGCCGATGGCGTAACTGCCCTACAAATGGACATTAAAGTCACTGGCATTACTGAAGAAATTATGCAGGTTGCCCTTACTCAAGCTAAACAGGGGCGTTTGCACATTCTCAAAGCTATGGGAGAAGCCATCGATCAATCTCGCGACGCTATCAGTCCTCATGCGCCTCGCATTGAGAGCATTCAAGTAGCAAAAGATAAAATCCGTGAAATCATTGGCCCAGGCGGAAAAACTATTCGTGAAATTTGCGAAACAACAGGCACGCGTATTGAAATTAAAGATGATGGCACTGTAGACATTGCTGGTACCGATGAAGAAGCAATTAAAGCAGCTATGGACAGAATTCGTTTTATAGTTGCAGAACCTGAAGTCGGTAATATTTATAAAGCTAAAGTTGCGAAATTAATGGATTTCGGTGCGTTTGTTGATTACTTTGGTGGACGCAGTGGTCTCGTACATATCTCTCAATTGGCTACTCAACGGGTTGAGTCAGTAAAAGATGTGGTCAACGTAGGTGATGAAGTTTATGTAAAGCTTATCGGTTTTGACGAACGTGGAAAAGCCAAGCTGAGCATGAAAGTTGTTGACCAAGAGACTGGCCAAGAAATTACGAATCAAGGAGCCTAGTCGTTTTGAAAAGTCTTAATCCTATCTTGCTATCGGGCAAGGAAGCACTTCCCTTGGTTGAAGGGGGAAAGGGTATTTCTATTTCCAATGGCGAGAGTTCTGGAGCATGGGCAGCGACAGGAGGTGTTGGTACCTTCTCAGCTGTAAATGCCGACGCTCACGATGAAAATGGCAAAGTTATTCCTGTTGTCTACAACGGTCGTACGCGCCGCGAACGTCACGATGAACTTTTGAACTACGCTATTCAAGGTGGCATCACACAAGCACGTATAGCCCATGAACGTAGCAACGGCATGGGAAGAATCCACGTCAATGTTCTCTGGGAAATGGGGGCTTGCGAACAAATTCTCAAAGGTGTCTTAGAAGGCGCTAAAGGTCTTGTTCATGGAGTAACCTGCGGAGCAGGCATGCCCTATCGTATCGCCGAAATTGCCGCACAATATGGCGTTTATTATTACCCCATCGTCTCGTCTGCTCGTGCCTTTAGAGCTCTATGGAAAAGAGCATACCATAAATTCCCTGAATGGCTTGGAGGGGTTGTTTACGAGGATCCGTGGCGCGCAGGTGGTCACAATGGTTTAAGCAACAGTGAAGATCCTCAAAAACCTGAAGATCCATATCCACGTGTTTTAGCACTCCGTGAGGAGATGAAAAACTATGGATTACACACGATCCCGATCATTATGGCTGGTGGTGTTTGGTGGCTCAAAGAATGGGAAAATTGGATTGATAATCCTGAGCTAGGTCCCATTGCTTTCCAATTGGGAACTCGTCCCTTAATCACTCAAGAGAGTCCGATTTCTACTGAATGGAAGCGCAAGCTATTGACGCTAAAGGATGGAGATGTTCTTCTTAATAAGTTCAGCCCCACAGGCTTTTATTCATCGGCTGTTAAAAATGAATTTCTCCATGAACTGACGGAGAGGTCTCATAGGCAAGTAGCCTACACGACCGCGGAAATCGGAGAACATCGTACCATCTTGTCTGTGGGAGTACGAAATCGACAAGTCTATCTAACAGAGTTCGACTATCAAAAAGCCAAGATGTGGATTAAAGAAGGGTTTACCGAGATTCTTCGTACACCTGATTCTACACTTATTTTTGTAACTCCTGAAAAAGCCAATGAAATCCTGCGCGACCAAATTAACTGTATGGGGTGTTTAAGTGCTTGTATGTTTAGTAATTGGCAACAACATGAACCTTACTCTACAGGTAAAAAAGCAGATCCTCGGTCATTTTGTATCCAAAAGACGCTCCAAGAAATTTCCCACGGCGGAAATGTTGAGAACCAGCTAATGTTCGCAGGTCACAACGCTTTTCGCTTTGCACAAGACCCATTTTACGATAATGGTTTTATTCCAACAGTTCGACAATTAGTCGATCGTCTTTTGACCGGTGAATAGAGGAGAAGAACAATGTTAACAGTCGGTAGTAAATTTCCAGCATTTCAACTGAAAGCAGTTGTCGATAACGATCTTTCCAAAGCATTCGTCAATATCAGTCATGAAACAAATAAAGGTCAATGGAAAATCTATTTCTTCTGGCCTAAGGATTTTACCTTTGTGTGTCCCACGGAGATTTCTGGTTTTGGTCAGCTGAATGCAGAATTTGAAAAAAGAAATGCAAAAGTTTATGGATGCAGCACTGATTCTGAATTCGTTCATTTGGCGTGGCGCAAAGATCATAAAGATCTTAATAACCTCCCTTTTCCTATGCTCTCAGACATTAAACATGAGCTTTGTAAAGAATTAGGCATTCTTCACCCTGTAGAAGGTGTAGCAATGCGTGCCACCTATATTGTGGATCCTCAAGGCATGATTCGTTTCGTAAGTGTCAATGACTTGAGTGTCGGCCGCAATCCAGATGAGATCTTAAGAACACTCGATGCTCTCCAGACGGGGGAGCTTTGTGCGTGCAGCTGGAAAAAAGGCGATGACGTGATTAAAGTTGCTTAAAGAACTTCTATCTTAAACCTATTAAAGGAGAGCTCTTGGCTCTCCTTTTTTATGAATAAAAGCATAAAAAAAGAGGCTCATATGAGCCTCTTTTTAAGAGAGTGCTCTTAAAGCTTAATGTTAGCTCACGCGACCATTACGTTTTAGTGCATTCACTAACTCATCTCGCAGATTCTTCATAATTGACAATAAGCTCACTTCTGCTTCAACTTGCTCGATTTTTCTCTCAAGTTTTCTGGCCTTTTCTACATACATAGATTTTGCAGAAACTTTAGCCTCTTCTGAACTTAGCGGCTCAATCTTAAAGAATTCTTTCTTAACCCCCAAAAGCCCTAACGATTGAAAGCTCTCACCGGTGTTCCCTAGAAAATACAATGGGGCGACTCCTCGAGGATTTTCGGCTTGTTCAAGGGTTTTTAAAACTTTCTTATGATCTTTGTGCAAATCCTCAAACTGATGACGCAAATGCTCTAATTTTCTTTTTCTATGTTTATAAAGAGGGGTAATCGCATGAAGCCATTGTGCTAAAATATCACTTTCTCCCTTAAGATCATCTCCAAATAACGTTGTCACCATCTCTTTCAAGATTTTGACATGATCAACAACAGGAGCAGGGTGTGGAGCACCCATAGCAGCGCCTCCTATTATCGCTTGTTTGTATGGTTGAACAATAGAGTCAACATCTAAAGCAACTTTGAGTGTGTTATCTTCTTCTTTAAAACTAAAGAGGTCTAGATACACAAAGTTACCAGGCGGCAGCATCCCCTGAGGAAAATGAGGAGGAAAATAATTTGGATTGTAAGCTTGCTGTAAGAACTCAAACAAATTTGTAGAAAATCTGATTTTCATAATCTGTTTCAGTTTAAAAACATAGTCCCAATGCCCAAAGACAAACTCAGCGCGTTTAAAGTTCGCTTGCGTATCCTTGATTTGAAGTCTTTCTAACTCTGTGGATTCTTTTTCAACAAAAAGTTGGTTTAAGGCTTTGGAATCTCGCGCAAAATCTACCAATTCCTCAGCTGAAATTTCTTTTTCTAAGAAACCAGAAACAGAAGAAATAGGGTATGTTTTTAAAAATTTTTCATGGGCTTCTCTATACGCAACCGCAGCTTTTTGGTCTTCTAACTTTCCTGCCGCTTCCTTTAAATCATGTAATTTCCCTACATATTTTGCTGTAACATCTCTGACAGTTGAAGAATAAGGATCTTTAAGACCATCATATTCTTGGACTTCTCCTTGAATGAGATTGGAGGCTTGAAGTGTTGCACAGGGGTACAATGCTCCACTCAGTAAAACTGCTGTAATAACAAACTTTAAACACTTCATCTATATACTCCGTTTGTATTTAAGAGAGGCAAAATACCCATTTGACAAATAATATGCAAGAATTAAAAAAGCATAGTACTATGGTTTAAGAATTAAGACTTCTTTTTACCAGGATTTGCTGAGAAAAATTTCTCAAACTTATTGGGGACATCTTTCCACTGATCTGCATCAGGTAGAGGAAGGTCGCTCACACTGATCTTAGGCCACTCTCTAGACATTGTGCGATTAAGCTCCACCCACTTCTCAAGACCCGGTTCGATATCACGCTGAATCGCCTCAATTGGACATTCAGGTTCGCATACACCACAGTCAATGCATTCTTCTGGATTAATAACCACCATGTTTTCCCCCTCATAAAAACAATTGACGGGACAAACTTCTACGCAATCCAAGTATTTGCATTTGATACACTTTTCCGTGACGACGTAGGTCATAAAAAATCTCTTAAAATCGAACCAATGCGGAGCCCCATACTAAACCACCACCGATTGCTTCGTGGAGTATGAGATCCCCTTTTTTCACACGACCTTCAGTGACTGCTTCATAAAAAGCTAAAGGAATAGATGCCGCTGACGTGTTCGCATGTTTGTAAACCGTTTGAATAATTTTTTCCTGAGGAAATGCCAGTCGTTTGGCCACAGCTTCAATGATTCTACTATTTGCTTGATGGGGAATAAACCAATCAATGTCCGCTGACGTCAAACCATTCTTCTTTAAAATGTTCTCTGCAGCATCAGCTAATTTTTCAACAGCGTGACGAAATACTTCTCGACCCTCCATCTGGATCTGACCAACTTTACCAGTGGAGGAAGGTCCTCCATCTGTATGGAGAATGTCACAAAAACGTCCATCAGAGTAAATTTTTGTATCAATCACACCGCGTTCTTCTGGCGTTCTTTCACTCTTTTGTCCTTGCAAAATCCAAGCACCTGCTCCATCACCAAAAAGAACACAAGTACGACGATCATTCATATCAATAATCCGTGACGGCATTTCTGCACCGATTACCAACGCATTCTTGACTTGTCCTGATTGAATAAATTGATCAGCAACTGACACAGCAACCAAAAAACCAGCACACACTGCGGCTACGTCAAAGGCAAACCCTGTTGTGTTACCAATTTTTTCTTGAACACGCGTTGCAGTTGATGGAAAAGTTTTATCTGGAGTTGCCGTACCAACAATAATGAGGTCAAGATCTTCAGCTTTAATACCAGCGTTTTCAAGGGCTATTTTTGCAGCATTTACAGCCAAATCCGAGGTCACCTGGTCATCAGCCGCAAAGTGGCGTTGATGAATCCCTGTACGCTCAACAATCCAATCATGAGAAGTATCCACCATGGTTGTAAGCTCTTCGTTCGTAACGATACGCTCAGGTAAATATCCACCATAACCAATGATGACGGAACGAATATTCTGACTCTTGTTAGTCATGGATTACTCCTATCCTTTGATTGGGGTGGGCTTCTCAATGGCAAGAGAGAGATTTTCCATCTCTTGCACTAAATGTTGTGAGAGCAGAGAAATATCCTTAGCAAGACGCTCATTCACTTTATTTTCAATTAAATGTACAGCAACGTTAATCGCTGAAGAAAATCCATAAGCACTTGTCCCACCATGACTCTTCACCGCAATCCCCTTCAGTCCCAAAAAAGGTGCGCCATTATAGCGATGGGGATCTAAGCGATGTTTAACAGTCGAAAAAGCGC
The sequence above is drawn from the Candidatus Nucleicultrix amoebiphila FS5 genome and encodes:
- the infB gene encoding translation initiation factor IF-2, translating into MAEKKDTPDSKKKTLSIKKSFEINKIVDAGQIRQSFSHGRSKTVSVEVKRKRTIDTNDQQGQKSLLQGEEWSDQQEGKLSDAEIESRLKLLQDAKRQEEERKQLEREKSEQEVPQKPSEPEPIEETQTEEEKVSEPEIPLPPPIESEKKSYDPSHHIHRPTFTGRFIDLDEEGEEEIKNRRASQAAREAHRKTLSVPKRGGSETDFRKQLHRLTVEEAMQDPEQEKMRSLASLKRAREKEKHKLQKSLGLTEEQKKIVREVIVPEAITVQELSNRMAVRSADVIKTLMRLGVMATINQVLDSDTAELVVSEFGHIIKKVAESDVETGLKLEDDLDHLKVTRPPVVTVMGHVDHGKTSLLDTIRKSSVANHEAGGITQHIGAYQITMPSGGKITFIDTPGHAAFTQMRARGANVTDIVILVVAADDGVMEQTIEAINHAKAANVPIIVAINKIDKPDARPERVKTELLSHGIVVEEMGGDVIAVEVSAKNNINIDKLEEIILLQADLLGLKANPNRYAEGVVIESKVEVGKGPVATILVQRGTLKIGDIFVAGAEWGRVRALTDENGKKRTEAGPSTPVEVLGFDGLPSPGDDFLVAENEGKAKEVVDYRKHRQKQAKVTATPKITLDLLLSKAAEGKMQELALIVKSDVQGSLEAISSTLSKLVEDNKEVALRILHTGVGPINESDITLASSTGALVIGFNVRANPQARELAAKSAVEIRYYSIIYNIIDDVKALLSGLLAPTLQEKFLGYAEIRDVFNITKVGKIAGCFVTEGVVKRGSSVRLLRDNVVIHTGKLKTLKRFKDEVKEVKSGYECGMAFESYQDIRSGDVIECFEIESIARQL
- the rbfA gene encoding 30S ribosome-binding factor RbfA, whose protein sequence is MRHQDRQGNEPTQRQLRVGEEIRHILANILEREMTHNQILINTYITVTEVRVSPDLKHAKVFVMPMGGKNMNEVVHALNDVAPLLQSKIGRQLTTKFTPRLFFEADLTYDEAEKINRLIQAEKKRPSNEKS
- the truB gene encoding tRNA pseudouridine(55) synthase TruB, encoding MIYHGWLILDKPKGVTSASVLNTLKKIIGRQKVGHLGTLDALATGVLPVALGEATKLIPFIKNEEKTYLFTIHWGEKRSTGDAKGEILATSNNRPTRKEIENILSSFLGPQLQKPPLYSALKIEGKRASDRVRAGETLDLKPRPIFIQSLDLIEYIDADHAKLRLHCSKGTYVRSLIEDMAQKLSTYAFADNIHRESSGNFNIKDAISIETLAKDPINLLERYVRALPVVLDDIPAMRVDDEKALLLRQGRFLARPSSELEGNLTPSDCLIALYDEQNRLLGIAKDQGNQIRPIRILNL
- the rpsO gene encoding 30S ribosomal protein S15, which translates into the protein MSIAAERKKKIIKDYAANDKDTGSTDVQVALLTERINSLSTHLEHHKKDFHSRRGLLMMVNQRRKLLDYLKSCDQSRYENLIKKLGLRR
- the pnp gene encoding polyribonucleotide nucleotidyltransferase, whose product is MTSMFKIHREEIEWGGRTLSIETGKVARQAEGAVVITYGQTSLLCTVAINKSPSEEVGFFPLTVHYQERSFAAGKIPGGFFKRDGKPSEKAVLTSRLIDRPIRPLFPENFRYETQIICSLLSHDMENDPDAIAIIGASAAVALAGIPFHGPLAGARVGYIDGKLVLNPTSEQMQNSTLDLCVAGTEDGVLMVESEAKELSEETLLEAVMFGHKSFQPVLKAINKLVKAAGRKAWDMPEKSDIQKSVAKALKKIAEDGLRSAYSEKKKQDRIQKIELVKQKALESIVDEDTPENVVLSEFKNLEKDIVRGDLLKNKIRIDGRDLETIRPISAEVGIIPRVHGSALFTRGETQALVVTTLGTSQDEQIIDAIEGEYRENFLLHYNFPPYSVGEVGRVSSPGRREIGHGKLAWRAVHPMIPTKDKFPYTLHVVSEVTESNGSSSMATVCGSSLALMDAGVPIEKPVAGIAMGLIKEGKKFAVLSDILGDEDHLGDMDFKVAGSADGVTALQMDIKVTGITEEIMQVALTQAKQGRLHILKAMGEAIDQSRDAISPHAPRIESIQVAKDKIREIIGPGGKTIREICETTGTRIEIKDDGTVDIAGTDEEAIKAAMDRIRFIVAEPEVGNIYKAKVAKLMDFGAFVDYFGGRSGLVHISQLATQRVESVKDVVNVGDEVYVKLIGFDERGKAKLSMKVVDQETGQEITNQGA
- a CDS encoding NAD(P)H-dependent flavin oxidoreductase; translated protein: MKSLNPILLSGKEALPLVEGGKGISISNGESSGAWAATGGVGTFSAVNADAHDENGKVIPVVYNGRTRRERHDELLNYAIQGGITQARIAHERSNGMGRIHVNVLWEMGACEQILKGVLEGAKGLVHGVTCGAGMPYRIAEIAAQYGVYYYPIVSSARAFRALWKRAYHKFPEWLGGVVYEDPWRAGGHNGLSNSEDPQKPEDPYPRVLALREEMKNYGLHTIPIIMAGGVWWLKEWENWIDNPELGPIAFQLGTRPLITQESPISTEWKRKLLTLKDGDVLLNKFSPTGFYSSAVKNEFLHELTERSHRQVAYTTAEIGEHRTILSVGVRNRQVYLTEFDYQKAKMWIKEGFTEILRTPDSTLIFVTPEKANEILRDQINCMGCLSACMFSNWQQHEPYSTGKKADPRSFCIQKTLQEISHGGNVENQLMFAGHNAFRFAQDPFYDNGFIPTVRQLVDRLLTGE
- a CDS encoding peroxiredoxin; translation: MLTVGSKFPAFQLKAVVDNDLSKAFVNISHETNKGQWKIYFFWPKDFTFVCPTEISGFGQLNAEFEKRNAKVYGCSTDSEFVHLAWRKDHKDLNNLPFPMLSDIKHELCKELGILHPVEGVAMRATYIVDPQGMIRFVSVNDLSVGRNPDEILRTLDALQTGELCACSWKKGDDVIKVA
- the fdxA gene encoding ferredoxin FdxA gives rise to the protein MTYVVTEKCIKCKYLDCVEVCPVNCFYEGENMVVINPEECIDCGVCEPECPIEAIQRDIEPGLEKWVELNRTMSREWPKISVSDLPLPDADQWKDVPNKFEKFFSANPGKKKS
- a CDS encoding beta-ketoacyl-ACP synthase III is translated as MTNKSQNIRSVIIGYGGYLPERIVTNEELTTMVDTSHDWIVERTGIHQRHFAADDQVTSDLAVNAAKIALENAGIKAEDLDLIIVGTATPDKTFPSTATRVQEKIGNTTGFAFDVAAVCAGFLVAVSVADQFIQSGQVKNALVIGAEMPSRIIDMNDRRTCVLFGDGAGAWILQGQKSERTPEERGVIDTKIYSDGRFCDILHTDGGPSSTGKVGQIQMEGREVFRHAVEKLADAAENILKKNGLTSADIDWFIPHQANSRIIEAVAKRLAFPQEKIIQTVYKHANTSAASIPLAFYEAVTEGRVKKGDLILHEAIGGGLVWGSALVRF